AGATAAAAAGCCATGTGGAAATAAGTACAAAAATAGCTACCGTGACAAATTATGCAATCCATCTACTCACTAAGTTCTTTGTTGCCTATATAAAAATTATAACCTTTACACATTGCATATAGTCCACCAAAACTTTCTGTGCCCCTCCTGTCTTCAGTTTGGCCACCCAGCCACACATAGACCATCTGACTTTCAacacccttctttctctttatgtaAACTCCAAGTCAAAAGCTGGCCAGCCATGGCAAATAAAATGTTTTCTTGAAGCATGTTaagtgtgcacacacacacacacacacacacacacacacacacacacacacacacacacacacacacacacacacacacacacacacacacacacacacacacacacacacacacacacacacacacacacacacacacacacacacacacacacacacacacacacacactaatggtaGGTCTTTTGCTGACCATactttttgtctcttccttcttaatttttatGCTCAAGTACACTATATTAGTTGAAAAGTGCAGACTGGGGATTTCCCATAGGTGGGATGGAGGTGGTGTGATTTGAATACAAAATACTTATGAGAATTGAGATTAATCAAATTTACTGGGACTGAATATGTACCAAATTGTCAGAAACATGTATGGTGTGCCATACTTCTGGTGGCCACACCTGTCAATTGGCTTAATGATGGAGTGAATAAACTCACCAGATTTGTGTAAACATAGAAAGCACTGCCAAATTTCCATGGCTAAATATaattgaatacaataacactactgttgtttttccttaactttttcaTAGTCATTGCATTACTATGAATATgtaccaattttttttcccattgcaTCATCcaccatccatctatctcttctACTGCAAGTTACTTGCCTCAGTGGTGAAATCAGAGTCAATTACAGCAGCTCCCTGATGAGAGGGTACTATACAATGTGAGATGAAGGCATAGATAAAAATAATCTACTTTAGTGtatagtaaagaagaagaaagaaagaaagaaaaaaaaaaaaaaagagagagagagagagaatctttttaTTACAAGATGTGGTAACAACAATCATTCTGCAGTGTAGAGTTGTCTTTCAATACAAACTGACTGTTGTCCAATACATTATATTCTACAAGAAGATACTaccctgctttccttcctgcaTGCCGTGATGAATGAATACATCATGGATCCTTTCATATGACAgatttttattataataatttGTAAGTACCATGAAAATATCAATATAGAATAGCTGATATTGATGTTAGcaatataagagagaaagagagagagagagagagagaagtttcctTTCAAACGTCTAAGCAATCCTGCATCATTATTTAATGGAACTAGTATTTTCACTGaccttccctcctcatccttcccctaTATCcctattcctttccctcccctcctcacccATTCACTTTTCCAtctcccccttttcccctttgcCTACAAACAGGGGACGGAGTCTGTGCTGCTCACAGAGAGGCGTGGATGTTGATAGAGCCTAAAGGCCCACACCTGGAAAGTGCAAACAATCGCAAACCAGCCGCCCACTGCTcctttgatgatgataataataatgatatgataataataataataataataataataataataataattataataataacaataatgataataataataataataatgataataataataataataataactgataatactaacaataataacaataataataataataataataataataataataataataataataacaataataaaaacaataagtgatgataataataataataataataacaacaacaataattcttataataattataataataataataataatagtagcaataatgctaataataataataatattattattattatttttattattattattattattattattattattattattattaattataataacaacaacaacaacaataaaaaagtaataataataatagtaataaagaataaataataataataataataataataataataataatattattattattattttttattattatcaattataataataataacaacaacaacaaaacaaattataataataataacaataataataatgataataatgataataataataataatattattattatttttattattattattattactactattattattattattattattattattattattattattattaattacaataataacaattattgttattattattattattatcattattattatttttattattattatttttattgttatcaattataataataataacaacaacaacaaaactaattataataataataacaataataataatgataataatgataatgataataataataataataatatttttttttattattattattattattattattatgtgtgtgtgtgtgtgtattgtgtataataataataataataataataataataataataataataataataataataataataataataataataataataataataataataataataataataacgacgacgacgacaacaacaacaacaacaataacaacaataatcattGCTATAATCAAAACTAAGCCGACAATAACAGCGTAGTGTTTGACAGAAGCGTAAAGCAGCAGAAGTGAATATTTATGTAGGATTGTGGTTATTTTTGCGCCTCACGTCCAAAGCCAATTATCTTTGGCGGTGAGACATTGCAGGGAAACCAAGAGTTGTCACCCCGCGCTGTGCAATGCCTCCCCGCGCAGCCTGCCACGCCCACCAGCCTGCTCGCGCCTCCTACCGCCctgatatttattattttttatttacctatctggtttcttatccatcttttttttatatttagcatGGAAAAGAtagcagacagaaaaaaaaaaaaaactgcagaacAAACTTATTTcattgcgacacacacacacacacacacacacacacactgtcatgtCCTTTTCAGTACgtacatacaaaacaaaaacaaaatggcaCTGTCACATACACCTCTACACATATTTAATGTATTTCGCTCATGTCTCTGACTCGTGTcgtatttgcttttcttttttccgatTTTCGTTTCCGTCACAAAGTTTATCTTGTGCATTGTcttacctttcattttttttttcctttttaacaacAGTAATATATCCATGCAATTTCATAATTCGGCGTCACGTGACCTATTTGTCGCGGCGCCACATAAGGAATTCTTTTAATCACTATAGTCACTGGCAACTAAAACATCGGCAGTAAGTTATTATCTTCTATGCAAGCCTTCTTACCCTCTTCTGCGCCATCTGCCCACGACTTGAACTCGACCATTTAAAAGAgaaatttcaaaacatttatcccattaTTTTGGCCAACTCTCTTGATCTAGCTTGTTCGAGGACTAGCATCTCAGTAGGCCTTTTTGTTTGAtagttttttgttgtctttggccagttttcccctcttacataaaaaacaacaacaacaacaacaacaactggcaACAGTCCTCTGTCACTACAATCTAACATTCTCCTCCGGACCCatgaattattttttcttccttatctcctcgtCCGTTCTTTCCAAGAACATAGCCTACAGTCTGTACTGTCTATCAAACTACACATGTTTGTATATCATCCCTCACCCCTGCCATACGTTATTAGTGCAAGTAGTAACTCTAAAATATGAAATTCACAAATGAATTTTTACAACTTAATTGAAATTCGCTTTTATTGTCTACATCTTCCACCTACTTGCCAAACCAGTCATCACatacattttcattttactcttAAACCATGCAttatatgaatatatgtctgtatatgcgcagagagagagagagagagagagagagagagagagagagagagaaagggggagggggtaGTCCTGGCAGTGTTTAAGGCGTAACTCAATGGTGGCGAGGGAAACGGTGCTCTTAACCTTACTCTAGAACTTAAAATCAACCGAACTCACAATAATATTATAGTCATGTATCTTTGCCAGACGTCCCCAAGACATTGCCCCATGCCAAACTATCGTACGAAACCACAAAGGTTGGTTGATTAGACTTCTTTGtctacattgaaaaaaaaaaaagaataaataaataaaataaataaataaataaaaaatagataaaaaaaaacatattacacacacatttcttccaTACCCATCCATGATccatcgccacacacacacacgcacacacacacacacacacacacactgttgttaCGTGAATGGCTGttgatgggaaaaaagaaaaaaaaacgaaagaaaaataggaaaaggaaaatatgccaATATTTACATGATGACTTACCAATTCTATATAAACGAATTCAAAAGCGACACAAGGAAACATCAAGTAAGAAATTTTTGGAAGTTTAAAGAAGCTCGTCTTGACTATGCATAAGGGAACCACAGTTTACAGATACCTGGCAAGAAGAAAAACCGCAGAAGTAATTACCAACAACGTATTATCATTTCAAGACACTGGAAATCAATACAATCAATACAGTCTACATAATGGAGGGCTCAAATGTAAAATTAATGAACTGATTTAATACAAACCTATCTAACGTATAACGCGAATGAGAATGTTGTGTAATTTCCATATCATCTCACCACCAAGGAGCCTCTGGTCACCAGCAACTTTATTCGTATACTCAAGAACATAACACCATACTAATGAATATCAAATAAAGAGCTTATCTTCATCAGTGAGAAAATGGTTAAGCTCGAGTGTTACGTAATCATTGaatactatgagagagagagagagagagagagagagagagagagagagagagagagagagagagacgctcaaGATTGTAATAAAGTAAGCTTTTTAAATGAGGAATCCTAACTTCAGTCTTATATTTTTACTCTAGTGGCAAGTGtgctaaaaaaaaggaaaaaaagttatcggaggtgaaaataataataagacggTGTCTTAAAAATTTAGTGTTTAACCGtatcaaggaaaaaatgaaaggagtatTCAATATTTCTTAAAAATAAAGTAGTTTAAAGTACTAAAGATAATGCGAGGCAAAGACAAGTCTGCATGTGTTTTCTGCACATAAATTTTCGCTATGTTGAAGTCTACAAGCTACTTTGCAATAAAAACCTCCTTTGTCCAGGGAAAAATATTCGGGGCTAAAGCCACGAATGGTCAGCCCTTACTACGACACTTGGAAAGACAGACATGTGTGTTTACAGGACCTTGGTGAATACTACTGTGGAAAGACGGCTCGTACGACactgcaacgtgtgtgtgtgtgtgtgtgtgtgtgtttgtaaaaagTAAAACTTTGGAACGCTTTACTGTGGGCTTAAACGTTTAGATTGGCGCACGGGAGGTTGGTGAAAGGTGTAGGCTGTAGGGAATGATCTATATTGTAGAGGGAAAACACAGGAAACAGTTACAAAGGGGAATTCCTCGTGAGAGAAGAGTTTCGGAAGGAGTATCACATCAGTGAAACTTGATTTGATTATGTAATTCTTTCAAATCAAATATGCACAAAGAGTCTTATTCTGCACATGGTTGTCTTTGATGATGTTTCTGAGACCATGGAATAAATTGCCAGGGGCGCCAAAAGAACTTCAGGCTGTAAGAGCCTGGCCTGGAAATTTCATGTTCAGTAATGAAAAATGTCATGCATGTAATGAacgcgagagaaagagagagagagagagagagagagagagagagagagagagagagagagagtatgtaggtaggtaggtaggtaggtaggtaggtaggtaggtaggtaggtaggtaggtaggtaggtagatagatagatagatagatagatagatagatagatagatagatagatagatagatagataaagaacagCAATACATACTTAACATAGGCGCCTGAAGTGGCGACTACTACTGTATTGGTCCACATCACAGCATGGCCATGGTAAggtaggaagagagatgaagctTTCCTGCACCTCCCTCCAGAAATACTACTTACCTGAACCACGTGAAGGCGTCTCTGTTTATCGCGGCCTGACATCCTGGTGAGTTAGAGCGATGCTGGGTGCCGTGATCGCTTCGTCCGGCACCTTCACGCCATTAATCTAGTGTGGAGAAGAGATAggaacataaataaaacaaaacaagataacGAAGAAAAGTGCCAGATAcatatatagtatttttttcctatcaacCTGAAACCAACACTAATAAGAAAACTGATGAAACCAAGTGATAAAGCGGTCGTGTTTCTTTCTTGTGCCACACATTGAAACTGTGGAAGACAAGACGACACCACGCCAATTTACGGCGCCACACGACCCTCAGCACACGTGGCTTCTGGCCTATCAACAGGTACACACACTCCTCTCGGCATACGCCCCTGCTGCAGCACAAATAGCCCGCCAAGAATTAACTCCAGACGAATGGACACCCGTGCAACTCTGGCATGAcccccaccatctctctctctctctctctctctcttggatctAAAAGCGTCTGGTGTTGCTCCAAGATGTTCAGCCTCAGCAGCTCCACGCCCCTTTGCTTGGGGTTGGGCTGAGAGAAGACTATTGAGCTTATAATTTCTCTCGCCGTTTCCTTCTGCGGAAAAGCTGCGGCAACCTATAGGTAGCATACAGGAGGCACGTATGTACGATCAGGGACGATGTAAATCACGTCAGTTTGATCTTCATTCCATTAGAAACTACTttaaactctttcttcttttctagtggatgaaaatgaaaaatattttacttccttcattttctttttttgtgcacTGGGTCAGTCTGCATATAATGTAAGAAAAAGTTTAgtctgcttttatttttctatattcttttctaagaggaagaggaaaaaaaaagcttagtcTGTTCTAATTCTTGAAATGATCAAAGaagaagggagtgaggaagggaggccaTCCGGAAGGAAAGCTCACAGTGGAAAGACATGAGTAACTTGAAAAGAGGTTTAAAATGGCTATAAAGttataatcgtgtgtgtgtgtgtgtgtgtgtgtgtgtgtgtgtgtgtgtgtgtgtgtgtgtgtgtgtgtgtgtgtgtgtgtgtgtgtgtgtgtgtgtgtatgtgtgatggagggagggagagaggagaacatGTAACAATAAGAATGCAGTAAGTTCACCGCCAACCCATAcaactaataaaataattttcTCCATTGCTTTACATCATGAATATTGTATAACAGGGAGAGGCTATCAGGGTGTTAAATAGGTACGTGCACTTCCCTACACTACAACGCACATATGCTACTGTGATGTATCGAGTAACAGCTGGGGTGTTGATCTAGGTCACTCACTTGACAGATGAATCAGGGTTGTTACCAGCACGTGTCAGTTTCACAGGTGAGACTTGCAAGAACTGTCTGACAGGTAATATACTGGTTCTAATGGCATACTGCGCACCTTTTTGCTCCTGGCACGTATTCAAATGCcctttaaaaaaataatgagtgaaagaatTCATAAGCAATTTCCTGGACCTTACTCAGAGTTGGCAGGAGGCGCGGGGCCTAAAATATACCCGGGAAGTGGCGAGGTTtgagggtggtgggtggtgcgcGCATCCCAGTATAAAGAcacacccttcctctctttccttagtCGACGGCTTGCTATCGTGGTGACGGACGTCGCTCAGTGACCCGGTGAATTTAGATCAGACACCGCAATGTCTTCAGTCCAGAAGAAGACCACCACTAAAACCACTAAAACTGTGACCACCAAGAAAACGGAACATGTGCAATCGTCCTCGGTGGACCAGTCTGCCGATGTGCAAGGCGCCATCGCACAAAAAGCCAACACCCTCTCAATTGTCAAGAAAGGTCAGTTTTTAAATGACGCGTACTTTGAGGACACCCGCCAAGACTTCCAGGACGCCATTCAAGATGTGCTAACAAAGTGGGGCGACAAGTCAAAGCCGACCAATGATATTAACAGTTACAGGGACCTCAGAACTCGGGACCTTCGTGATGAAAATCAGGCCATAAAATCATCCGAGGACCAGCGTTACCATAAGGTGAATAACCCTGGCCCGTGCGCACTGCTATACAGGCTTCATGCATTACCAACGGAAAAGGTTACGTATGTGAATTGTACAATGATAATTTTCCCAttccatctatttattattagaTCGTAGTGGACGTTCAGGACTTCATCAATGGAGGGGACGTGAGCGTGAAGACCCTCGATGAAGTGGAGATAGTGGTGGAGGGACGCGTCCAAAAGAAAGTAGGCAATACTACCTCCACTAAGAGCTTCAAGCGGACCTTCATTCTCCCCGACATTGTGCCCGAGTCCATCACTTCTGTGGTGTCTTCCGACGGTGTGCTTATCATCAAGGCTCTCAAAAAGGTTGGTTTCCTAACTGCTGTGTTTGGGACACTGGCTTGTCAGTACATCAATACACGTACATGATAATAACCTGAACAAGTTTAAACAGATGACCTAACCTTCCTTCATCCGGAGACATAAATGCTACCACTCAGTTCCATACatgtattgttattatgatcattatgatcattactattattaccagtattattattattattatgaggcgGGCGATGTTTATGGTCTTGTCATACCACAGGAATCAGAACAGGACGTGAGTGAGTCCGTCACTGTCCAGAAAAAAGTTGTGACGAAGCAACAGACTTCCACCTCCACTGTCGCGACAAGCGGCCAGCAGGATGTCAAGCAGATCGCTATCAATGTGCAGGAGACTCACCCCACTGTGACCAGTCCTCAGCctgaacagcagcaacagacgGTAACCGTGACCAAACAGGTTACGTCTACCACCAGCGACAAGGGCAGCAAGCCACTGCCGATCACAAAGAAGGGCGGCTTCTTTGAAGACACCTTCTTCGAGGATTGCCGCAAGCACTACCAGACGGCGGTGAAGCAAGTGTTGCAGAAGTTCAACGTGACTTCCGCTGGCACTGATGACATCACAACATACCGCAACTTGCGCCAGAAGGACCTTAGGGAGGAGAACCAAGTCGCGACCGTTGATGATGAGGAACAATTCCAAAAGGTCAGTATTCATGATGCTTCCACCACTTAAATACGCACGTAATTCCGTTATTACTttacttgctgctgctgctactggtgctaCTATTGTTATTCCTGCAGTCAATTACGTCTATTCTTGCTGTCTGTTCGTGCGGGGAATGATCATGAGACGAATCTAATAGAGACTTGTTAGAAAAGGGACaattttcactatcattatcattaccaagaGGTTAAGAACAGCAGAGATCCCACATACTTGGCGACCAAACTTGCCAAGATATTAAAGAAAGGCGTTCATGGTGAGGAATCAGTTGTAGTTGCCTCCTTCCATGTCTTAGAGATGTaggcttcaatttttttttcaatgaaaaTCTCAACCTATCTTGGAGTAAAGTTCACGACTTGTCTTTAGAACACTTCACATGACAAGTCTCGCATGCAAATCGGTATAATTTAAAAAAGAGACACCAAAAATGAAATGTTCATAcctatttatacatatatatatatgaaataaataaatacggaGAATATTGCACGTTAGAAATCAGTTTAATTCTAATACCGTGGCCATAACCTGTCTCATGGAATACTCTTTAAAGAACTCAAAGATACATCTAGAAAACGTTTCTTTCCAGATCATTGTGGACGTCAAAGATTTTATGAACGGCGGCGAAGTGACCGTGAAGACCGTGGATGACAGGGAGGTGGTCATCGAGGGTCGCGTCGAGAAGAAGGAGGGTAACAAGACTACCATCAAAAGCTTCTGCAAACGCTTCGTCCTGCCAGAAGACATCCTTGTAGAGTCCGTGACGTCTGTTGCATCATCTGATGGAGTGCTCACCATCACAGCGCCAAGGAAGgtaaggccagagagagagagagagagagagagagagagagagagagagagagagagagagagagagagagagagagagagagagagagagagagagagagagagagagagagagagagagagagtgggggggtggaggagaaacagagagagtgTTTCCATCTATTAACGTAAACTTGGTTTCAGCCTTCAGAAGGTAAAGACGTGAGCGATTCCGTCACTGTCCAGAAAACAGTTGTGACGAAGCAACAGACTTCCACCTCCACTGTCGCGACAAGCGGCCAGCAGGATGTCAAGCAGATCGCTATCAATGTGCAGGAGACTCACCCCACTGTGACCAGTCCTCAGCctgaacagcagcaacagacgGTAACCGTGACCAAACAGGTTACGTCTACCACCAGCGACAAGGGCAGCAAGCCACTGCCGATCACAAAGAAGGGCGGCTTCTTTGAAGACACCTTCTTCGAGGATTGCCGCAAGCACTACCAGACTGCGGTGAAGCAAGTGTTGCAGAAGTTCAACGTGACTTCCACTGGCACTGATGACATCACAACATACCGCAACTTGCGCCAGAAGGACCTTAGGGAGGAGAACCAAGTCGCGACCGTTGATGAAAGCACCGATGTTCACAAAGtaagtgacttttttttattaaatttatcAATAAGATCTTTTGCATGACTGGAATGAAAGCTTATTTCCATCACAACGCTTATTCCAGATCATTGTGGATGTGAAAGACTTTACGGACGGTGGCGAGGTGACTGTGAAGACCGTGGACGAGAGGGAGATAGTTATCGAGGGTCGCATcgagaagaaggaaggcaacAAGACCACCATCAAACGCTTCTGCAAACGCTTTATCTTGCCTGAGGACATCCTTGTGGAATCCGTGACGTCTGTGGTATCTTCTGATGGAGTGCTCACCATCACAGCAAGGAAGAAGGTGGACTTGCAAGCCCTGTATATACTCACAATGAGATTATAGTCATACAGATGTGTTTTCTAACAGTGACTAACAAGCCATTATTCACtataattcatttatttgttatttgttgttgtgatgatgataatgatgatgacgatgactatgatgatgatgatgataataataataataatagtaataataataataatgaaaataatgataataacaacaacaactataataataatgataataataataataatgataataatgataacaataacaataataatagtaacttattattattaatattattattattattattattattattattattattattattattattattaatattattactattattattactattattgttataattattattattgttattattattattattattattattattattattattattattattgttattattattattattattattattattattattattattattattattattattattattattattattattattattattattattattattattattattattattattattattattattattattattattattattattattattattattattattattattattattattattattattattattattattatataataataataataataataataattattattattattattattattattattattattattatcattatccttacTATTATAATAATTGTCATCATAACCATTTTGTAAATGCTGTCAAAAGTAAAAGCATGTCATTGTTACAGGTTGTTGACAGTGGAGCTGAGACGACACAAGTCATTCAGAAAAAGATTACTTCAACAGTACAAACCCAACAAGTGACGGACAAATCCTCAGAGgtgcaagagaaaaaagacactcAGCAGACTAAAGTCACAAAAATCAAGAAGACCAAAGTCGTcaccattacctccaccacTGTTCCCTTCTTTAATGACCCGACTTACATTGAGGATGTCAAGGACTTCCAAgaggccatcaccaccatcatcaagaaGATGAACTTAACAATCAAAGACACTGATACTTTCACTGCTTACAGAAACCGTCGCAAGATCAACCCTAGAAATGAAAATCAGGCCATTTCCGAAAAAGAAACCGACACCGTGAAAAAGGTGCGTCAAGTGATACTATACCGTTCCTGTGTGAGAAATCATTCATTCTGCAGGCTTTCACTTAGGTGTATTTGTTTTCTTGACGTTCCATGACACATTCTAAACCTTTCCATTATACAGCACGGCAACACGCACATGACTCTAACCTAGCATAGGACAGTTCTGTACAAAGATATCACCACTCATTAGAAAGTTTTTACAGGGTACAGATACAACACTCTTAGCATcttaaaacgtgtgtgtgtgtgtgtgtgtgtgtgtgtgtgtgtgtgtgtgtccatcccgTTCGGGATTTACGGGGCATGGTTCTAGCAGTCACCTGATGATCATATATGCCAATTAGAGAATGACGAATCATTTTATGATTTTATGTACATAAAATCAAACTCTCAAAATTGAACTTAAAGCATATAAACAATTCCAGATTATCATGGACGTATGTGACTTCATCGGCGGTGTGACAGTGAAGGTGGACGAACAGATACTGACAGTGGAAGGGAAAGGCAATAGACACACAGAGGGTGGTGGCGTCCAGACCTTCAGCTTCAACCGCCAGTTCATTCTGCCTGATGATGTGAATCCTGACGACATCACAGCCGTCATGACTCCTGAGGGAAtccttatcatcaccatcatcacgaaGCAAGCTGTCACCTCATCGATGgtcacaaagaaagaaactcacgtcaagaaggaaataacagaagtgaaggaagaacctAAGAAAGTCCCTACTGAGGACGTCACTCAGAAaacaaccacaactactacgAAGACCACCAGGACCGTCACCATTACTACCAAAGGTCCATTCTTCAACGACCCGACCTTCGTGGAGGACGTCAAGGACTTCCAGGAGGCCATCACCACAATTATCAAGAAGCTGAATTTGACTGTCACCGAGGATATTTTCACTGTCTACAGGAACTACCGCAAGAACAACCCAAAAATTGAAAATCAAGCCGTCTCGCAAAAAGACACAGACACCATTAAGAAGGTAAGACATTTTGCTAATCTACGGAACAGGAAGTATTATTCTGTAGAGGCGTTGACGTtaaaaagagatggaacagTTGCTACTTTGAAAATTAATAGACCTTCAATGCGCATAATGCATTGTATCTTCTATAAGATTAAAGATATCTGAAACTAAGTAAGCATTTCGTTTCTAAGAAAAAGTGCAAGAGAGCGGGTTTGAAGATTATATGAATCTAGTTGCCGATATAGTTTATCACCATATTTACTTTTGTGTTCATTCTTAAAGCATTCGCAGAATCTCACAAAATTATAAA
The sequence above is drawn from the Portunus trituberculatus isolate SZX2019 chromosome 41, ASM1759143v1, whole genome shotgun sequence genome and encodes:
- the LOC123516543 gene encoding titin-like isoform X30 is translated as MSSVQKKTTTKTTKTVTTKKTEHVQSSSVDQSADVQGAIAQKANTLSIVKKGQFLNDAYFEDTRQDFQDAIQDVLTKWGDKSKPTNDINSYRDLRTRDLRDENQAIKSSEDQRYHKIVVDVQDFINGGDVSVKTLDEVEIVVEGRVQKKVGNTTSTKSFKRTFILPDIVPESITSVVSSDGVLIIKALKKESEQDVSESVTVQKKVVTKQQTSTSTVATSGQQDVKQIAINVQETHPTVTSPQPEQQQQTVTVTKQVTSTTSDKGSKPLPITKKGGFFEDTFFEDCRKHYQTAVKQVLQKFNVTSAGTDDITTYRNLRQKDLREENQVATVDDEEQFQKIIVDVKDFMNGGEVTVKTVDDREVVIEGRVEKKEGNKTTIKSFCKRFVLPEDILVESVTSVASSDGVLTITAPRKPSEGKDVSDSVTVQKTVVTKQQTSTSTVATSGQQDVKQIAINVQETHPTVTSPQPEQQQQTVTVTKQVTSTTSDKGSKPLPITKKGGFFEDTFFEDCRKHYQTAVKQVLQKFNVTSTGTDDITTYRNLRQKDLREENQVATVDESTDVHKIIVDVKDFTDGGEVTVKTVDEREIVIEGRIEKKEGNKTTIKRFCKRFILPEDILVESVTSVVSSDGVLTITARKKVVDSGAETTQVIQKKITSTVQTQQVTDKSSEVQEKKDTQQTKVTKIKKTKVVTITSTTVPFFNDPTYIEDVKDFQEAITTIIKKMNLTIKDTDTFTAYRNRRKINPRNENQAISEKETDTVKKIIMDVCDFIGGVTVKVDEQILTVEGKGNRHTEGGGVQTFSFNRQFILPDDVNPDDITAVMTPEGILIITIITKQAVTSSMVTKKETHVKKEITEVKEEPKKVPTEDVTQKTTTTTTKTTRTVTITTKGPFFNDPTFVEDVKDFQEAITTIIKKLNLTVTEDIFTVYRNYRKNNPKIENQAVSQKDTDTIKKIVIDVCDFVGNVTVKVVDRELVIEGEGKRPTETGTTQTFKFNRRFSLPDDVTPDDITAVMSSEGVLVITIIRKIKVTQVKDTTETKKTTTSTTKTTRTVTITTTKTTFFNEPTFVEDVKDFQEAIMTIIKKLNLTVTETDVFTAYRNKRMINPRNENQAISEKETDTIKKIIMDVCDFIGCVTVKVDEQILTVEGKGNRHTEGGGVQTFSFNRQFILPDDVNPDDVTAVMTTEGILIITIIKRKTVTSSVVTKEQTQIKKEITEVEAKKTPTPEQPKKVPVEEPKKTPEEPKKAPEAPKAPEEPKKAPEAPKAPEEPKKAPEAPKAPEEPKKAPEAPKAPEEPKKAPEAPKAPEEPKKAPEAPKAPEEPKKAPEAPKAPEEPKKAPEEPKKAPEAPKAPEAPKAPEEPKKAPEAPKAPEAPKAPEAPKAPEEPKKAPEAPKAPEAPKAPEEPKKAPEAPKAPEEPKAHEASKAPEEPKKAPEASKAPEEPKKAPEAPTAPEEPKKAPETPKAPEEPKKAPEAPKAPEAPKAPEEPKKAPEAPKAPEAPKAPEEPKKAPEAPKASEEAKKAPEAPKAPEAPKAPEAPKAPEEAKKVPEAPKAPEEPKEDVSKKTTTKTTTKTTRTVTITTKGSFFKDSTFVEDVKDFQEAITTIVKKLNLTVTEDVFTVYRNYRKNNPKNENQAVSQKDTDTTKKIVIDVCDFLENVTVKIVEHELVIEGEGKRPTETGAIQTFKFNRRFSLPEDVTPDDVTAVISSEGILIITIIRRIKITQTKKDTTDVQQKETKKVATTEEDVTKKTTTTTTKITKTVTITTKGPFFNDPSFVEDVKDFQEAITTIIKTLKLTATEGCFHRLQELPQEQPKERKPSCLTERYGHHQEDRD